The Salvelinus namaycush isolate Seneca chromosome 26, SaNama_1.0, whole genome shotgun sequence genomic sequence GCTTGCTGACGATCGGCTGCACCACCTCTtccagctccttcttctttgcCTGGAAGTCCTCCAGCTCAGCCTCTTGGTGAGACTCCATCCACTCAATCTTCTCCTCTACTGCTTTCTCTATGGTTTCCTTGTCCTCGGCTGACAGCTTGCCACCCAGCTTCTCCTTGTCGCCGATCTGGTTCTTGAGCGAGTAGGCGTAGCTTTCAAGCTCGTTGCGGGCATCAATGCGCTCCTTCAACTTCTTGTCCTCGTCGGCAAAGCGCTCAGCATCGTTGACCATGCGCTCAATGTCCTCTGGAGTCAGGCGGTTCTGGTCATTGGTGATGGTGATCTTGTTCTTGTTGCCTGTTCCCTTGTCCTCGGCTGTGACGCGCAGGATGCCGTTGACGTCAATCTCGAAGGTGACCTCGATCTGGGGCACACCACGAGGTGCGGGGGGGATGCCAGTCAGGTCGAAGGTTCCCAGCAGGTGGTTGTCTTTGGTCAGGGGACGCTCACCTGGATGAAGGCGAGAAGCAGAATTTTAAACAGATGTCATTTTTTACAGTGGAAAACACCATTTATGGATGTAGCAACATGGGGCAGCGATTAATCAAAGGAGCTTACCCTCGTAAACTTTGATGGTGACAGTGGGCTGGTTGTCAGAGGCGGTGGAGAAGATCTGGGACTTCTTGGTTGGCACCACAGTGTTTCTGGGGATCAGCTTGGTCATGACTCCTCCCACAGTCTCAATACCCAGGGTCAGGGGGCACACATCCAGAAGAACCACGTCACCTGATGGTGAAGACAGGAAACCATTAGTTGTGATATACATAATAGGACAGCACTGATGTGTTATGACCTGATGTGTTATGACCTGTATCCATTGTTTGGTTTAAAATCTAAGCATCTAGCCTACATTTCCTTATGTATAAATAATGAAGATACCTCAGGGTATAGCCTTAACTTAGCATAGTGCATGGCGTAAGCACATGGACCAAGACCCACCTGTGTCCTCCTCTCCAGACAGCACTCCAGCCTGCACGGCAGCTCCATAGGCCACAGCCTCATCGGGGTTGATGCCCCTAGAGGGCTCCTTGCCGTTGAAGAACTCCTTCACCAGCTGCTGGACCTTGGGGATACGGGTAGAGCCACCCACCAAGACAATCTCGTCAATGTCGGTCTTCTTCAAGTCAGAGTCCTCCATCACCTTCTGCACGGGCTTCATGGTGGAACGGAACAGGTCCTGATAGACAAGTAATACAAATGGCAAATTAAAAGAGGTTCCATGAATGTGTTTTCAATTTGAATGTTCCAAGATCAATGGGCCAGCAGTGTCACTGTGTCACTCATTTGAACCAACTTACCATGTTGAGCTCCTCAAACTTGGCACGGGTCAAGGTTTCTGAGAAGTCCTCTCCGTCGAAGAAGGACTCAATCTCAATGCGAGcctggtgctgggcagacaggccTCTCTTGGCCTTCTCCACCTCACGACGCAGCTTCTGCACCGCACGGTTGTCCTTGCGCACATCCTTACCGTTCTTCTTCTTGTACAGCTTGATGAAGTGCTCCATGACACGCTGGTCAAAGTCCTCTCCTCCCAAGTGAGTGTCGCCGTTGGTGGCGACTACCTCAAACACGCCGTTGTCGATGGTCAGGAGGGAAACATCAAAGGTGCCACCACCCAGGTCGAACACCAGGATGTTCTTCTCACCGTCCTTCTTGTCCAGGCCGTAGGCGATGGCAGCTGCAGTTCTGGAATAGAGGGAACCAGATGTAACCAGCATGGTATTGGCAGATATTTTCAGTGATTGAAATAAATATTGGGCCAGTCATTCTAATGTTAATTCagtttctgcattgtgaagacaAACACACTTACGGCTCGTTGATGATCCTCATGACATTCAGGCCGGCAATGACTCCAGCATCCTTGGTGGCCTGCCGCTGGGCGTCATTGAAGTAGGCGGGGacagtgaccacagcatgtgtcACTTTCTTTCCCAGGTAAGCCTCGGCGGTTTCCTTCATTTTGGTGAGAACCATGGCAGAGATCTCCTCTGGAGCGAAGGTCTTCAGCTGACCTCCACCGATGTCCACCTGAATATGGGGCTTGCTCTTCTTCTCGATAACCTAGAAGATTTAAGTAGCCACCATTAAGCATTTCTCCTCTAAAAACAATTTCAGAGCTACTTCAGCATAGTTATATGCTGAATAAGTAGTATATTATTTGCATAGTGACTGCTTCAGGCGATTAGGGCAGGGAGTGTGTTTGTTAGGGCTCACCTTGAAGGGGAAGTACTTGATGTCATGCTGCACAGCAGAATCAGTCCAGGCTCGGCCAATCAGTCTCTTGGCATCAAAAACTGTGTTCTCAGGGTTGGAGGTGAGCTGGTTCTTGGCGGCGTCACCGATTAAACGCTCCCCCTCTGCGGTGAAGGCCACATAGGATGGAGTGATGCGATTTCCCTGGTCGTTGGCAATGATCTCAACACGGCCATTCTTGAACACACCAACACTGGAAAAGGAGAAGCATATAGATGAGAACCATGGAAAGTATCAACTACATCACTTGACATGATACGCTAGAGTCCTTTAGCCAAATGATTGGGAGTATGAGACCTaagattacattttttattcattacAAAATGCTTACCAGGAATAGGTGGTCCCCAAGTCGATGCCAACCACGGTTCCCACACTTTCCCGCTTGTCGTCATCATCGGCAAACACACTGCTGGCGACCAGCAGAACCACGCACAAAAGCCTCATCTCTATTCTGTGTCTATTCACTCAACTCTTTGAAGTACTCTGTCAAAAAGAGAAAGTCAAGACACTATAAATGTTGTTGCTTAGTTCACGGTGTAGGCCTTTCATCCTTGTACATCTAACGGAACGAGTTAATTTGGCCCTCTGATGAAGACATGACGGTGCATACTGGTGTGTGTAGACTCCGAGGGTAGCCCACATGCTAAcaataagaataagaataagaTGAGCACAAGATTACCGGTAATAATGTGCCCAAATGAAGCCAACATTACATTTGGTAATTAAAACTTTTGGCGaggttatacatttttttttaaacgaataTCTAGTGGTtggctagctaacatctccataTTATAGGGATTTAAACTAGAGCTAGTGGTTAGTTAGCTGCTGATGCTGCTTGACCAATTTGAGACACCGGTTTCAAAAGGCGTGTACGCTAGCGAGGTAACTTAGCTACCAAACTGGCTGACCTTTTTCAAGcatgatagctaacgttagctagctgacgAAAGACACAATTTAAAAGGGTAGCTAAACTGTCTTTAAACAATCTCCATGTTTAGATATAAATTAGTTAAATATTCAATTTAATTTatggataacctgctggtcagCTAACTAACTTCAGTTAAACAGGaaactgccccccccccaaaaaaagctcCCTCTGGCATTTATGTAAAATGGAATCTTTATTTTGAGCTAACTTGCGTTTAATTCACATACCTTTGTAAATAATTCTTTGGAGTCTTCCTTTGGGGTTTATCTCAATGGAAGTTATTTGCTTCACAGCCTGTGTTCTTCAAAAACGCCTACGATTGTGAGTCGTAAAATGATGTTTAAATGAACGGTGCTCTCCGTATATAAGCCGTCACTTCTTCCCCATCGTGGAGGCTTCCCATTGGCCAGACAGCAGTTCGTTGGAACGCGTTCATTGGCAGCACCAGACATGCTGGCCGCTGCTGATTTGCACACGTTTGGTCAAGTGAACGTCATGATTCATGCTTTACTGTACGACGCTGATAGGTTAGGTGTCAATGTGTCAAGTCCCAAATACGTGAAATGCCGGTGTCATACATAGAAATGTAGTTGGTGCATTGAATTGACAGTCATTTGGGGGTCATTTTCCAATTTCAGGACCACTGTAATCTAAATTGTATTAAATTACAGTAAACCCAAGCCTAATACTTGTGCAAGGGAAGTAGTGAACTAAAACCAGTGCCATATAGTATAACATGATGATGGTAGGCAAAAGCCAAATGAtctgtgtgtaaaaaaaaaaaaaaaggtaatcaAAGTTAGTTGTTACATCAGGTAAATTGTACATAAGGGTCTGtgctatctggaatccttgggacgtTAGGGTCAGgcaggggtgaaagtagatttAATTTATTCCCTGTATAGAATCTCATATGAGACCAAAACATTTTATGGGCATACCAGCCCAGGGAAAAGGATACAACTTGCATCAACAAGGTATTCTGAAAATAAAGTGTCAGCCTATTTCTGATGTCAATGTCATTGTTAGTAACTACATTAGCTAACATATTACACAACAGTGTATATTGCCCTCTTTCTAGCACTTCTATCTAAACTGTTTGTTAAGGAAATGTTTGAGAAGTCTTGTAGTATTAAATCCTGGGGTATCGTATAGAGGTTGActattatgatttttcaacgccgataccgattattggaggaccccaaaaagccgataccgattaatcggccgatttaaaaaaaaaaaaaaaatttatttgcaataatgaaaattacaacaatactgaatgaacacttttctttttccttaatataatacatcaataaaatcaatttagcctcaaataaataatgaaacatgttcaatttggtttaaataatgcaaaaacaaagtgttggagaagaatgtaaaagtgcaatatgtgccatgtaaaaaagctaacgtttaagttccttgctcagaacatgagaacatatgaaagctggtggttccttttaacatgagtcttcaatattcccaggtaagaagttttaggttgtagttattataggaattataggactatttctctctataccatttgtatttcatatacctttgactattggcactttagtattgccagtgtaacagtatagcttccgtccctctcctcgcccctacctgggctcgaaccaggaacacatcgacaacagctaccctcgaagcatcgttaccaatcgctccacaaaagccgcggcccttgcagagcaaggggaacaactactccaagtctcagagcgagtgacgtcaccgattgaaacgctattagcgcgcaccccgctaactagctagccatttcacatcggttacaccagcctaatctcgggagttgataggcttgaagtcataaacagctcaatgcttgaagcattgcgaagagctgctggcaaacacacgaaagtgctgtttgaatgaatgcttacgagcttgctgctgcctaccatcgcacagtcagactgctctatcaaacatcaaatcatagacttaattataacataataacacacagaaatacgagcctttggtcattgatatggttgaatccggaaactatcatttagaaaacaaaacgtttattctttcagtgaaatacggaaccgttctgtattttatctaacgggtggcatccctaagtctaaatattgctgttacattgtacaaccttcaatgttatgtcataattatgtacaattctggcaaattaattacggtctttgttaggaataaatggacttcacacagttcgcaacgagccaggcggcccaaactgctgcatataccctgactgcttgcacggaacgcaagagaagtgacacaatttccctaattataagaaattcatgttagcaggcaatattaactaaatatgcaggtttaaaaatatatacttgtgttttgattttaaagaaaggcattgatgtttatggtttggtttggtgcaacaacagtgctaaatcatcacccgtttggcgaagtaggctgtgatttgatgagaatttaacaggcaccgcatcgattatatgcaacgcaggacacgctagataaactagtaatatcaaccatgtgtagttaactagtgattatgttaagattgattgttttttataagataagtttaatgctagctagcaacttaccttggcttcttgctgccctcacgtaacaggtagtcagcctgccatgcaggctcctcgtggagtgcaatgtaaggcaggtggttagagcgttggactagtaaccggaaggttgcaaaaacgaatccccaagctgacaaggtaaaaatctgtcgttctgcagttaacccaccgttcctaggccttcattgaaaataagaatgtgttcttaactgacttgcctagttaaacaaaggtgtCCTTTATAAAAAATcagccaaatcggtgtccaaaataccaatttccgattgttatgaaaacttgaaatcggccctcaataatcggccattccgattaatcggtccaCCTCTAGTATCGTATTATACCTCAAAccatacagtagcagtcaaaagtttggacacacaagctcattcaagggtttttctatatttgtgctattttctacattgtagaataatagtcaagacatcaaaactatgaaataactcatatggaatcatgtagtaaccaaaaaggtgttaaacaaatcaaaatatattttatatttcagattcttcaaagtggccatcctttgccttgacagcttaaaaaaatatatatatgtatttcacctttatttaaccaggtaggctaattgagaacaagttctcatttacaaccacgacctggccaggataaagcaaagcagtgcgacacaaacaacaacacagagttgcacatggaataaacaataacacaatagagaaaaaaaagtctatatacagtgtgtgcaaatgaggtaagacaggggaggtaaggcaataaataggccatagtggtgaagtaattacaatttagcaattaaacactggagtgatagatgtgcagaagatgaatgtgcaagtagagatactggggtgcaaaggagcaaaaataaataacagtatggggatgagggagttggatgggctatttacagatgggctatgtacaggtgcagtgatctgtgagctgctctgacagctggtgcttaaagttagtgagggagatatgagtctccagcttcagtgatttttgcaattcgttccagtcattggcagcagagaactggaaggaaaggcagccaaagtaggaattggctttggagaTGACAAGTgatatatacctgctggagcgcgtgctacgggtgggtgatgctatggtgaccagtgagctgagataaggctggactttacctagcaaagacttatagatgacagctttgcacactcttgacattctctcaaccagcttcatgagttagtcacctggaatgcatttcaattaacaggtgtgccttgttaatttgtggaatttatttccttcttaatgcgtttgagccaatcagttgtgttgtgacaaggtaggggtggtatacaaatggtgtggggatgctttgctgatgacactgtcagtgatttatttagaattcaaggcacacttaaacagcatggctaccacatcattctgcagcgatacaccatcccatctggttagggcttagtgggactatcatttgtttttcaacaggacaatgacccaacacacctccaggctgtataagggctatttgaccaagaaggagagtgatggagtgctgcatcagatgaccaggcctccacaatcactcagcccaattgagatggcttgggatgGGTTGGACCaaagagtgaagaaaaagcagccaacaagtgctcagcatatgtggaaactccttcaagactgttggaaaagcattccaggtgaacctggttgagagaatgagctatcttctgtataccacccctaccttgtcacaacacaactgattggctcaaacgcagtaagaaggaaagaaatttcagaAATTAACTTTTTAATAAGGCatacttgttaattgaaatgcattccaggtgactacttcatgaagctggctgagagaatgccaagagtgtgcaaagctgtcatcaaggaaaggatggctactttgaagaatatcaaatataaaatatattttggtttgtttaaaaaatgttggggttactacatgattccatatgtgttatttcatagttttgatgtcttcactattattctacaatgtagaaaatagtaaagataaagaaaaatccttgaatgagtaggtgtgtccaaactgctATCATTATGAATGTTTTTACCTGTAACCAGTAACAACTTGTCTTTCATGTCCTCGCCTCATTCTCACTGTGTCAGCTGACAGAAGACCTGACCGAGAATCCTCTATTCTGCAAGCTCGATAACGCTGTCACAGCATGTGGACCGCCCCAGCCTTACTGTTACACTGAAGAGAGAGCTGGAGAAGGTATTACACACAAACAACTTATCTTCGAGTGCTCAAAACGTTGCTATCTCAAGCGTGATTGTAAGAATTAACCGATTACTATAAAGTACATGTCTCAGGCTCGCATTTAAAGATTCTGGTGCATCCAAGAGTATTAATTTGTCCCTCTCATAATAATACAATTGTGGTTCTACTTTAAGCAATGACATTGTTGTTGTGTTATTACACTACTAGAGTTGTTGTTGCTATTTAAGACCGTGTTATGGACTTGGACTActctgtgtgtgggtgcgtgttgTGTGAATCGCTTTAAATGACTGAGATTATGTTGTTTTAATCCAGGCTGAGAGGGACCTGCAGACAGAGGCTTAATGGGCTGTGTTCAGAGAGCCTGTACAGGCTACTGCAGGAGATGATCCAGGAGCACTGTGTCAGAAAGCATCACTCTACTGTGCCTCCAGAGGACGACACGGTACAATACAGAACAGTACTCATTGCTCATTGCTGAATGGACTCTACTATACATAACTCTAGTCTGCTCTATTCTAGCTGGACCCTAGTGACACCACCAGCCAGGACCAACCTCCTGTCCTAGGACTGAGTGTCCAACAGGTGCTGTAGCTGATGCCACAAGAGGAGGTAGGTACACTTTGTCCGTGAGGCTGATACTTAAAGGATGAGTTCTTTTTATAACCAAATCGAAATTTTAGATTAAAATGGTATGTTATAGAAGGGTGTGGACACCTTTTGTGTGATTTGAcatgtttttgagaaacttaccccaaaCAGCTAATCCTTTTCTCATCCTCGTTGTGTAGTAAGGGGGGTCCGGGGAAAAAAAGAACTaaggctccaaaaacacccagaTACGTCATTTTAGAAACAGCAAAGCTCTCAGTacagtgatgcaggtctttagatgttgtacacatgaaattgtgtcattctgAACTTTATCCGCAATGTTATATAAATCACAAAAGGTGTCTGGACCCTTGTATAACATGCTATTTACATAAAAATTgtgatttggttgtaaaaaataaaacttcTCCTTTAAGATCCATTAACACAAGTTATACTGGCAGGTGCAAcgtgtgtttaaaaaaatgtaaaaattcaAGCAATTTTCAAATAATTCCCACGCACCGGCAAcaagtaatcaaatcaaagtttatcgCTTGCCCAGGTTGCAACAGGTGTAAAAATACAGTGAAACGCTACAAACTCTTCCTCTACAATGCAGTGACAAGCCTGTTGTCTTAGATGTGCGAGTGCTTTTCCTATTTATGtacagtatcacacacacactgctcttctAGAGCTCTGGTAACCCCTAGAGATCACTGAATAAACATGTTTTATTTCTTGGACTTGTTCTTGTTTCTCTAAACAGGATATGTGGAAAATGAAACAAACTGCCCAGAGAATTAGAAAAGCATCTCTGGAAGACGTGTTTCAGCCTCCTGTCCTACTATCAGACTGAATGGGGTAAAGAGACACCAGACTTTTACCAAAACGTAGATATGTAGCATAAATACGATTTTACATTTGACAGTATGTCTTCCTATGTAATGGACACCAATGGTCTTTAGCAAATGTGGCAGTATCTGGCTTTATGGTATAGCCGCTCACCTGCATGTGTGTGAATGGTGAAACATACCACTCCTCTTCTTTCTTGGACAGAGGATGAGAGTGAAAGGCTGAAGAACATGAAGCTGTCTCACTTGTCTGGCCTTCTGGAAAGCGAAAGGAAAAGAGCAGAGAGCCTGAAGGGGCAGAGCCGTGAGTGCCGCCCTGCTGCAAAAGCAGACTCCCTGCT encodes the following:
- the LOC120021201 gene encoding endoplasmic reticulum chaperone BiP, with protein sequence MRLLCVVLLVASSVFADDDDKRESVGTVVGIDLGTTYSCVGVFKNGRVEIIANDQGNRITPSYVAFTAEGERLIGDAAKNQLTSNPENTVFDAKRLIGRAWTDSAVQHDIKYFPFKVIEKKSKPHIQVDIGGGQLKTFAPEEISAMVLTKMKETAEAYLGKKVTHAVVTVPAYFNDAQRQATKDAGVIAGLNVMRIINEPTAAAIAYGLDKKDGEKNILVFDLGGGTFDVSLLTIDNGVFEVVATNGDTHLGGEDFDQRVMEHFIKLYKKKNGKDVRKDNRAVQKLRREVEKAKRGLSAQHQARIEIESFFDGEDFSETLTRAKFEELNMDLFRSTMKPVQKVMEDSDLKKTDIDEIVLVGGSTRIPKVQQLVKEFFNGKEPSRGINPDEAVAYGAAVQAGVLSGEEDTGDVVLLDVCPLTLGIETVGGVMTKLIPRNTVVPTKKSQIFSTASDNQPTVTIKVYEGERPLTKDNHLLGTFDLTGIPPAPRGVPQIEVTFEIDVNGILRVTAEDKGTGNKNKITITNDQNRLTPEDIERMVNDAERFADEDKKLKERIDARNELESYAYSLKNQIGDKEKLGGKLSAEDKETIEKAVEEKIEWMESHQEAELEDFQAKKKELEEVVQPIVSKLYGSAGGPPPEGGEEEGEADQGDKDEL